A single genomic interval of Asinibacterium sp. OR53 harbors:
- a CDS encoding FKBP-type peptidyl-prolyl cis-trans isomerase, with protein sequence MMRTTTTLLLAIVLLAGCSQYQKAPSGMKYKITKGGSKETLKQGQFVKFHVEYKLSPKDTLLNVSFGHVPAYFVIDTARLGKYNFTEFITKMAPGDKAEFALSIDTLKKMQMIDPNSPDFHSGDMINGRIEIIKTFPNQEAMIADHKQEVEAEKEREVKELADYTTKQGIKTQKTASGVLVEIQRAGDGQKADSGYQASVMYKGYFTDAKRKSFDSNNEAASLHKDPLQVIIGSPGMIPGMDEGLRLFAKGGKGKLFIPCMLAYGERGMPPAIRPWDNLVFDVEVTNVAKPAPAPAAVAPAPAPNAAGVQPKK encoded by the coding sequence ATGATGAGAACAACAACCACCCTGTTGCTGGCAATTGTATTGCTGGCCGGCTGTAGCCAATACCAGAAAGCGCCTTCCGGTATGAAATACAAGATCACAAAAGGAGGCAGCAAAGAAACCCTGAAACAGGGACAGTTTGTGAAATTCCATGTTGAATACAAACTTTCTCCGAAAGATACCCTACTGAATGTTTCATTTGGTCACGTTCCGGCTTATTTCGTGATCGATACAGCCCGCCTGGGTAAATACAATTTCACGGAGTTCATTACCAAAATGGCGCCGGGCGATAAAGCTGAATTTGCACTGAGCATCGATACCCTGAAAAAAATGCAGATGATCGATCCCAACAGCCCTGATTTTCATAGCGGAGATATGATCAATGGCCGCATAGAGATCATCAAAACATTCCCCAACCAGGAAGCGATGATCGCCGACCACAAGCAGGAAGTAGAGGCAGAAAAAGAAAGGGAAGTGAAAGAGTTGGCTGACTATACCACCAAACAAGGCATCAAAACCCAAAAAACAGCTTCCGGTGTACTGGTAGAAATACAGCGTGCGGGTGACGGACAAAAAGCAGATTCAGGTTACCAGGCTTCTGTGATGTACAAAGGATATTTTACCGATGCAAAACGCAAGTCTTTTGATTCCAATAACGAAGCGGCCAGTCTTCACAAAGATCCGCTCCAGGTAATCATTGGTTCACCCGGCATGATCCCCGGAATGGACGAAGGCCTGCGCCTGTTTGCCAAAGGTGGTAAAGGAAAGCTGTTTATCCCCTGTATGCTGGCTTATGGCGAGAGAGGTATGCCCCCGGCCATCAGACCCTGGGATAACCTGGTGTTCGATGTGGAAGTAACAAATGTTGCCAAACCCGCACCAGCGCCTGCTGCCGTTGCGCCTGCTCCGGCACCGAATGCCGCTGGGGTGCAGCCTAAGAAATAA